In Thermobaculum terrenum ATCC BAA-798, the DNA window GGCACTCCACATATCATATTTAGGGAAATAGCCCCTAACATGGCAGGTTATATAGCCATAAGCTTTACTCTCGCATTAACTTCGGCAATGTATGCCTCAGTAGGATTGATATTCTTGGGGCTTGTGCCTCTGGCAGGGATAAACTGGGGGGTGATGTTGAACCTCGCCTGGGTACGAGGGGCAATATTCTTCAAGGATAGTCTTCTATACATACTCTCACCTATAGTAGCCATATCCTTATTCCAGCTTAGCTTAGTGGCATTCTCCAGGTCTCTAGCTGAGATCTTTGATCCTAGACTGAGAGGAGGTTCCTAGGTGAAAGAGAAGACCTTATCCAGTGCGGAGATAAGGGGATCTGAAAGAACCGCACTGTCCGTTGAGAACCTGGAGATAGGTTACAGGGCTAGCAGAGGTATTGTTCACGCTGTAAGGGGAGTCAGTTTCGATCTGCTAGAGGGCGAAAGCCTAGCTCTAATAGGTGAGAGCGGGTCCGGGAAGACTACTATGGGATTGTCGTTGGTTCGACTACTTCCAACATCCGCCAAGGTCTTTAGCGGTAAGATCATTTTCAAAGATGATACTGGTAGACAGCTAGATGTACTCAATCTTGAAAAGGAAGGTCTGCGGCGTTTCAGATGGGAACAATGTGCGATGGTCTTCCAATCAGCGTTGAATGCGCTCAATCCTGTCCTTAGGGTTAGAGATCATTTTCTGGATACGTATAAATCTCACGCTTCTAGTGGCCGTGTAGATGAGAAAAAGGTCATTGAAAGGGCTAAAGAGGTTCTAAGATTCGTTCAGCTTGACCCAGATCGAGTACTTAACTCGTTCCCGCACGAGCTCTCTGGTGGTATGCGCCAACGAGTCATGATAGCTTTAGGTTTATTGCTAAACCCTAAAGTCATTATCCTAGATGAGCCCACGACTGCTTTGGATGTTATTACCCAGAGGGCTATCATCGACGTTATACGTCGTTTAAAGCAGGAACATGAGTTTGCAATGATTTTTATATCGCACGATCTGTCGCTAGCTGCTGAGCTGGCTGATCGGGTAGCAACTATGTACGCCGGACGCGTGATCGAGATTGGCAATGTAGAGGACGTATTCTATAAGCCTTGCCATCCTTACACTGTAGGTCTACTTAGAGCGGTCCCGACACTCGAGGGTGGTAGGAAAGACCTCATATCCATCCCGGGTTCTCCTCCTGACCTTATAGATATGCCTAGTGGTTGTAAGTTTCATCCACGTTGTCCCTATGCTACTCAGCAATGTATGGAAGAAGAGCCTCCTCTAATAGATGTGGGGAATAATCACGGGGCTGCTTGCTGGCATTGGCAGCGCGTCATACAAGATTGGGAAGCGGGAAAGGATGCTTATGAGCGAGACAGCGATTGAGTTTGTACATGTAAGCAAACTTTTTGGTCATGGCAAGAACCAAATAAGGGCAGTGGATGATGTCTCGTTTAAGATCGAGAAGGGTAAAACCTTGTGCCTTGTTGGCGAGAGCGGATCTGGCAAATCTACTACTGGCAAGATGGTAGCAGGATTGCTCCCACCGTCTGAGGGCAAGATACTCTATAAAGGCAAAGATGTCTCCACCTTAACACACTCTGAGAGCAAGCAGTTTCGTCGAGCAGTCCAGATGATCCACCAAGACCCATATGCTTCTCTTAACCCTATAAGGTCGGTTGCACAAATTCTTGCTACCCCTCTTCAGCATCATCATATAGTTAGATCTAAGCCTGAATTATACAGAAAGATGGAAGAGCTGCTTGAGATCGTGGGGCTCACGCCTCCACGAGATTTTCTATTCAAGTATCCACATCAGCTCTCAGGAGGGCAGCGACAAAGAGTAGCGGTAGCACGAGCCTTGACCGTAAACCCAGAGCTTATAGTGGCGGATGAAGCCGTGTCCATGGTGGATGTATCCCTGCGTGTCAGCCTCCTCAATATGATGCTCAGGCTTCAAAAAGAGCTAGGTGTTACGTTTCTTTTCATAACCCATGATTTGGCAGTTGCCAAGCATTTTGCCTGGGAAGGTCAGCTTGCTGTGATGTATTTGGGTAGAATAGTCGAGCTGGGTGATACCCAAGACTTGATAGCTGACCCTATACATCCCTATACAAGAGCTCTTATAACCGCACTCCCCGAAGCTGATCCTGTGGTGACTCGCACCAAGAAGAGACTTATATTGCGTAGCCCAGACATACCTAGCCTTCTTAATCTACCATCCGGATGTACCTTTCATCCCAGATGCCCATTATATGAAGAAGGTTTCTGCGAGATAGAAAGACCAGCATCTGACGTAGTCAATATCAATGGACATCTAGCAGCCTGTTTTGTTGAGGCTCGCAAGAGAGGGCAGGAGGACAGGATCCCAGAGTTCGTTCGCTTTGGGGGCGTGAAGGTGTAGCTATGAACCCACAAACAGGACAAGCAGCTTTTAGAATAGGCTGCTTTATAGTTCTACTATCTGCAGCATTGTTGATATGGCTAAGACCTGGCACTGCCGAGTTCACTATAACAGTATTCATGCTGTTCATAGGGATTATTTTCTTGTTCATAGTAGCTTTAGTAGTTCGAAGATCTATCTAGGTCATACCTTTGGAAGGGGGTGATGGAAGGGGAAGGGGGACTGGCATAGTTTAGCGCGAAGGTAAGCTTGCTGACAGGTATGTGTCAAGCAAATAGACTTTTTTGGGAGGGAATACCTAATGTCAAAGTATAGCAAGATTAATAGAAGGAAGTTTTTGAAGTTTTCAGCGGTGGCAGCAGGTAGTGCGATACTTGTTGCCTGTGGTGGAGGGGCACCTGGAGCTACACCTACCACAGGAGCTTCGCCAGCTCCAGGAGGATCTTCAACGCCAGCTGCTTCAGCTGGTATGAGTCCCTCTCCAAGTCCGGCTGCCAGCCCAACTTCAGCTGCTAGTCCGGCTCCATCTCCAACTAGTGCGGCGGCTTCACCTACTCCAGCTATGGAGCAGACACCTGCTGCTTCCCCCACTTCAGCTGGACAGGCTGGAGGTAATATAACCGCTCAAATAGCTCCTATGGCACCTGAGATCAAGCCCTCTGGTCAACCGACTGGAGGTGAATTCCATGGCGCTT includes these proteins:
- a CDS encoding ABC transporter ATP-binding protein codes for the protein MKEKTLSSAEIRGSERTALSVENLEIGYRASRGIVHAVRGVSFDLLEGESLALIGESGSGKTTMGLSLVRLLPTSAKVFSGKIIFKDDTGRQLDVLNLEKEGLRRFRWEQCAMVFQSALNALNPVLRVRDHFLDTYKSHASSGRVDEKKVIERAKEVLRFVQLDPDRVLNSFPHELSGGMRQRVMIALGLLLNPKVIILDEPTTALDVITQRAIIDVIRRLKQEHEFAMIFISHDLSLAAELADRVATMYAGRVIEIGNVEDVFYKPCHPYTVGLLRAVPTLEGGRKDLISIPGSPPDLIDMPSGCKFHPRCPYATQQCMEEEPPLIDVGNNHGAACWHWQRVIQDWEAGKDAYERDSD
- a CDS encoding oligopeptide/dipeptide ABC transporter ATP-binding protein; translation: MSETAIEFVHVSKLFGHGKNQIRAVDDVSFKIEKGKTLCLVGESGSGKSTTGKMVAGLLPPSEGKILYKGKDVSTLTHSESKQFRRAVQMIHQDPYASLNPIRSVAQILATPLQHHHIVRSKPELYRKMEELLEIVGLTPPRDFLFKYPHQLSGGQRQRVAVARALTVNPELIVADEAVSMVDVSLRVSLLNMMLRLQKELGVTFLFITHDLAVAKHFAWEGQLAVMYLGRIVELGDTQDLIADPIHPYTRALITALPEADPVVTRTKKRLILRSPDIPSLLNLPSGCTFHPRCPLYEEGFCEIERPASDVVNINGHLAACFVEARKRGQEDRIPEFVRFGGVKV